Proteins encoded by one window of Musa acuminata AAA Group cultivar baxijiao chromosome BXJ2-9, Cavendish_Baxijiao_AAA, whole genome shotgun sequence:
- the LOC135623815 gene encoding ribonuclease J-like isoform X1: MISLSAFPSLCPCGLSRRPKIPRTAVWCSLGSPPPVAGARDSKAPRRRSRRTDGAGKSMEDSVQRKLEQFYEGLDGPPLRVLPIGGLGEIGMNCMLVGNFDRYILIDAGIMFPDYDEFGVQKIVPDTTFIKRWSHKIEALVITHGHEDHIGALPWVIPALDSHTPIFASSFTMELIKRRLKEFGIFVPSRLKEFKVRKKFHAGPFEVEPIRVTHSIPDCCGLVLRCSDGTIFHTGDWKIDESPLDGKVFDRVALEQLSKEGVTLMMSDSTNVLSPGRSVSEAAVADALLRRISEAKGRVITTQFASNIHRLGSVKAAADLTGRKMVLVGMSLRTYLDAAFKDGKAPIDPSILVKVEDIDAYAPKDLLIVTTGSQAEPRAALNLASFGSSHSLKLGKDDVVLYSAKVIPGNETRVMKMLNRISDLGPTIIMGKNAGLHTSGHAYRGELEEVLKIVKPQHFLPIHGELLFLKEHELLGRSTGIRHTAVIKNGEMLGVSHLRNRRVLSNGFSSLGKEALELMYSDGDKAFGTSAELCIDERLRIASDGIIVVSMEILRPQAVNGSSQACLKGKIRITTRCLWLDRGKLLDALYKAAHAALSSCPVNCPLAHMERIVSEVLRKIVRKYSSKRPDVIAIAVENTTGVVTEELKTRLSGKSRGSFGLSAAAQAFNMRATKHSSRQFNEYSDSLPSSRQLDEVGDSAIDVNNIEMDSSEGESFDADQTMPEVATKNSDQDELSSHASQEPDDIVELVKASSSVQQTTASDCGLEENMGVDKNGTPGSKGPNRLLNAKKSAKRNKWKPEEVQRLIILRAGLDSKFRSAKARMVLWEEISTDMLNDGINRSPAQCKSLWASLVQKYEESRRNEKSRKTWPHFAAMDEVLSAGDQAMK, encoded by the exons ATGATTTCTCTCTCTGCCTTCCCCTCTCTCTGCCCCTGCGGCCTCTCCCGGCGGCCCAAGATTCCAAGAACCGCCGTGTGGTGCTCCCTTGGATCTCCTCCCCCGGTCGCAG GTGCCCGAGATTCAAAAGCACCACGTAGAAGATCTAGAAGGACCGATGGAGCAGGGAAAAGTATGGAAGACTCTGTGCAGCGCAAACTTGAACAGTTTTATGAAGGATTAGATGGCCCACCACTCCGTGTTCTTCCAATAGGTGGTCTGGGTGAAATTGGAATGAATTGCATGCTCGTAGGCAACTTTGACCGTTATATCTTAATTGATGCAGGCATCATGTTCCCAGA TTATGATGAGTTTGGAGTCCAGAAGATTGTACCTGATACAACATTTATCAAAAGATGGAGCCATAAAATTGAAGCACTTGTTATAACGCATGGCCATGAGGATCACATCGGTGCGTTGCCTTGG GTTATACCAGCTCTGGACTCCCACACTCCAATTTTTGCTTCATCCTTTACAATGGAG CTGATCAAGAGACGTTTGAAGGAGTTTGGGATTTTTGTTCCATCCAGGCTTAAGGAATTTAAAGTTCGAAAGAAGTTCCATGCTGGTCCATTTGAAGTGGAGCCCATCCGAGTAACCCATTCaatccctgattgctgtgggttgGTGCTCCGCTGCAGTGATGGTACTATTTTTCATACTGGTGACTGGAAG ATTGATGAGTCACCACTAGATGGCAAAGTTTTCGACCGTGTTGCTTTGGAGCAACTTTCCAAAGAAGGGGTGACTTTG ATGATGAGTGACTCAACCAATGTTCTGTCACCTGGAAGATCTGTCAGTGAAGCAGCTGTAGCAGATGCATTACTGCGACGCATTTCAGAGGCAAAAGGAAGGGTTATAACTACACAATTTGCTTCTAACATACATCGTcttggaagtgtcaaagctgctgCTGATTTAACTGGACGAAAAATG GTATTAGTTGGTATGTCTCTGAGAACTTATTTAGATGCCGCTTTCAAGGATGGAAAGGCTCCAATTGATCCTTCCATTTTG GTGAAAGTAGAGGATATTGATGCTTATGCCCCAAAAGATTTGTTGATTGTGACAACTGGTTCTCAA GCAGAACCAAGAGCTGCATTAAATCTTGCATCCTTTGGTAGCAGCCATTCTCTAAAACTGGGAAAAGATGATGTTGTTTTGTATTCTGCTAAG GTAATTCCTGGAAATGAGACTCGAGTGATGAAGATGCTAAACCGCATATCAGACCTTGGTCCAACGATCATAATGGGCAAAAATGCTGGATTGCATACATCTGGCCATGCTTACCGTGGAGAATTG GAGGAAGTTCTTAAAATTGTGAAACCTCAACATTTTCTACCCATTCATGGGGAACTGTTGTTTTTGAAAGAGCATGAATTACTTGGAAGATCCACTGGGATACGGCATACTGCT GTAATAAAGAACGGAGAGATGCTTGGTGTTTCACATCTCCGGAACAGGAGAGTTCTGTCCAATGGGTTTTCTTCACTAGGAAAGGAGGCATTAGAG TTGATGTATAGTGATGGTGATAAAGCATTTGGAACGTCAGCTGAACTTTGTATTGATGAGAGGTTAAGAATTGCATCTGATGGTATTATAGTTGTCAG CATGGAGATTTTGCGCCCTCAAGCTGTAAATGGTTCATCACAAGCATGtttaaaaggaaaaataagaatCACCACGCGTTGTTTATGGCTAGATAGAGGAAAGCTTCTGGATGCTCTGTATAAAGCTGCACACGCTGCACTCTCAAGCTGTCCTGTGAATTGTCCGCTGGCTCACATGGAACGAATCGTATCTGAAGTattaaggaagatcgttaggaaaTACAGCAGCAAAAGGCCTGATGTCATTGCAATTGCAGTGGAGAACACCACTGGAGTTGTAACTGAAGAATTGAAGACTCGATTATCTGGAAAATCTCGTGGTAGTTTTGGGCTCTCTGCTGCTGCTCAGGCATTCAATATGCGTGCAACAAAGCATTCAAGTAGACAGTTCAATGAATATAGTGATTCTTTGCCTTCAAGCAGGCAGCTTGATGAAGTTGGGGATTCTGCCATCGATGTGAACAACATAGAAATGGACTCTTCTGAAG GCGAGAGTTTTGATGCTGATCAAACGATGCCTGAGGTTGCAACTAAAAACTCTGACCAAGATGAATTATCTTCTCATGCATCCCAAGAACCAGATGATATTGTTGAACTTGTCAAAGCATCTTCTTCTGTCCAACAGACAACAGCTAGTGACTGTGGTTTGGAAGAGAATATGGGTGTTGATAAAAACGGAACACCTGGCAGCAAGGGGCCTAACAGATTGTTAAATGCTAAGAAATCTGCAAAGCGTAATAAGTGGAAGCCTGAGGAGGTGCAAAGACTGATAATATTACGTGCTGGATTGGATAGCAAATTCCGGAGTGCTAAAGCGAGAATGGTTCTCTGGGAAGAGATATCAACTGATATGTTAAACGATGGAATAAATCGTAGTCCCGCACAATGCAAGTCTCTCTGGGCATCACTGGTTCAGAAATATGAG GAAAGTAGAAGAAATGAGAAAAGTAGAAAAACCTGGCCCCACTTTGCTGCCATGGATGAAGTTTTGTCCGCTGGTGACCAGGCAATGAAATGA
- the LOC135623814 gene encoding U-box domain-containing protein 45-like isoform X2, whose product MDAAEVEGNLFVAGDAKVHGRMFRVLHAVVCKVLEIFPLIEAARPRSKSGIQALCSLHVALEKAKCLLQHCSECSKLYLIIAIVGGLEETVFELDQSEKQAGEKVISLLQKDGKFKNNLNDSEELELFHQAASRLGITSSRAALTERRALKKLIERARAQDDKRKESIVSYLYHLTRKYSKLFRNEHADDTDSQGSTPRSPTVQGFEDDSSPCRNNHTCERQLTKPHSFNFKQNGRNSGNMPVPPEEFMCPISLQLMFDPVIVSSGQTYERLCIEKWFNDGHSTCPKTQQQLSHLCSTPNYCVKRLIVSWCERNGFPIPNGPPESLDVNYWWLAFSKCQAIDASSFGCTSSSKLKCVKVLPPEESGIREELRENDAESLDNHYHNCGYRSLLSALHEAESAQKQFRIVEQITNLLKEDEEARIFMGTNGAVEVLIQFLRMAVHNGDEKAQEAGAMALFNLMVNSNRNKGMMIAAGLIPLLEQMFSNSEMYKCVVALYLSLSCLDEAKPLIGSSMAVPFLIQLLRDHNIERSSCKYDALYTLYNLSTHMPNIPSLVSSDIINSLHPFLAFPSASEGVMLAEKALAILINLAASQAGRKEIMSAPSIFCGLAGVLDFGEPAEQEQVVCCLLMLCSDDERCSQMVLQEGVIPSLISISVSGTTKGKEKAEKLLKLFREQRQQEPSPLKQQPQQVEKDGGRETIVESKTLCKSRSKKFRRTLSSIWKNTSFSVYRC is encoded by the exons ATGGATGCGGCCGAGGTCGAGGGGAATCTATTCGTTGCTGGCGACGCAAAG GTACATGGAAGAATGTTTAGGGTGCTCCATGCAGTTGTTTGTAAGGTGTTGGAGATCTTTCCGTTAATAGAAGCAGCAAGACCCAGAAGTAAGTCCGGCATCCAAGCACTGTGCTCCTTGCATGTTGCTCTTGAGAAAGCCAAATGCCTACTTCAGCATTGCTCAGAATGTAGCAAGCTTTACCTG ATTATTGCAATTGTTGGTGGGCTGGAGGAAACTGTGTTTGAATTGGATCAATCAGAGAAGCAGGCAGGTGAAAAAGTAATCTCGTTGCTTCAGAAAGACGGCAAATTTAAGAATAACTTGAATGACAGTGAAGAGCTTGAACTTTTCCACCAAGCTGCTTCAAGGTTGGGGATTACTTCTTCCCGAGCAGCACTGACGGAAAGAAGAGCCCTCAAAAAACTTATCGAGAGAGCTCGTGCTCAGGATGACAAGCGGAAGGAATCTATCGTATCTTACTTGTATCATCTCACGAGAAAGTACTCAAAGCTTTTCAGAAATGAGCATGCAGATGATACTGATTCTCAGGGATCAACTCCACGCTCTCCTACCGTACAAGGATTTGAAGATGACTCCAGTCCATGTAGGAATAATCACACATGCGAGAGACAGCTAACTAAGCCACACTCTTTCAATTTCAAACAAAATGGAAGAAATTCTGGGAATATGCCAGTCCCTCCTGAAGAATTCATGTGCCCCATCTCCTTGCAGCTCATGTTTGATCCTGTCATTGTTTCATCTGGACAGACCTACGAGCGCCTCTGCATTGAGAAATGGTTCAATGATGGCCATAGTACCTGTCCGAAAACCCAGCAGCAGCTATCCCATCTGTGCTCAACTCCAAATTATTGTGTTAAACGACTCATTGTTAGTTGGTGTGAACGAAATGGATTTCCCATTCCAAATGGTCCACCAGAGTCCCTGGATGTCAACTATTGGTGGTTGGCTTTCTCAAAATGTCAAGCCATCGACGCCAGTTCTTTTGGCTGTACAAGCTCTTCCAAATTGAAATGCGTCAAGGTCCTTCCTCCGGAAGAGAGTGGCATTCGAGAGGAGCTCAGAGAGAATGATGCTGAATCTTTAGACAACCACTACCACAATTGCGGATATCGAAGCTTGCTGTCAGCTCTCCATGAGGCTGAAAGTGCTCAGAAACAGTTTAGAATAGTTGAGCAGATCACGAATCTGCTGAAGGAGGATGAAGAAGCAAGGATCTTTATGGGTACTAATGGGGCTGTGGAGGTGCTTATACAGTTTTTGAGGATGGCTGTCCACAATGGTGATGAGAAGGCTCAAGAAGCTGGTGCAATGGCCCTTTTCAACCTTATGGTCAACAGCAATAG GAACAAGGGAATGATGATAGCAGCAGGACTGATACCATTGCTGGAGCAGATGTTCTCAAATTCAGAAATGTACAAGTGTGTAGTTGCCCTGTACCTCAGCCTGTCCTGTCTCGACGAAGCCAAGCCTCTTATTGGCTCAAGTATGGCTGTTCCTTTCTTGATCCAGCTTCTACGAGACCACAACATTGAAAGAAGCTCCTGCAAGTACGATGCCCTCTACACCTTGTACAACCTCTCCACACATATGCCCAACATCCCTTCCCTCGTATCATCAGATATCATTAACAGTCTCCATCCTTTCCTCGCATTTCCTTCTGCATCTGAAGGCGTAATGTTGGCCGAAAAGGCTCTGGCCATCTTGATAAACTTAGCAGCAAGCCAAGCAGGAAGGAAGGAAATCATGTCGGCCCCAAGCATTTTCTGTGGTCTTGCGGGGGTCTTGGACTTCGGTGAGCCTGCAGAACAAGAGCAGGTTGTGTGTTGCCTATTGATGCTGTGCAGTGACGATGAGAGATGCAGCCAGATGGTCTTGCAAGAGGGGGTGATACCATCACTAATATCAATATCGGTGAGTGGAACAACCAAAGGTAAGGAGAAGGCCGAGAAGTTGTTGAAGCTGTTCCGGGAGCAGCGCCAGCAAGAGCCTTCCCCCCTGAAGCAGCAGCCACAACAGGTCGAGAAGGATGGTGGTCGTGAGACGATTGTAGAGTCCAAGACACTCTGTAAGTCAAGATCGAAGAAGTTCAGGCGGACACTGAGTTCGATATGGAAGAACACGAGTTTTTCGGTATACCGGTGCTAA
- the LOC135623815 gene encoding ribonuclease J-like isoform X2, whose protein sequence is MAMRITSVIPALDSHTPIFASSFTMELIKRRLKEFGIFVPSRLKEFKVRKKFHAGPFEVEPIRVTHSIPDCCGLVLRCSDGTIFHTGDWKIDESPLDGKVFDRVALEQLSKEGVTLMMSDSTNVLSPGRSVSEAAVADALLRRISEAKGRVITTQFASNIHRLGSVKAAADLTGRKMVLVGMSLRTYLDAAFKDGKAPIDPSILVKVEDIDAYAPKDLLIVTTGSQAEPRAALNLASFGSSHSLKLGKDDVVLYSAKVIPGNETRVMKMLNRISDLGPTIIMGKNAGLHTSGHAYRGELEEVLKIVKPQHFLPIHGELLFLKEHELLGRSTGIRHTAVIKNGEMLGVSHLRNRRVLSNGFSSLGKEALELMYSDGDKAFGTSAELCIDERLRIASDGIIVVSMEILRPQAVNGSSQACLKGKIRITTRCLWLDRGKLLDALYKAAHAALSSCPVNCPLAHMERIVSEVLRKIVRKYSSKRPDVIAIAVENTTGVVTEELKTRLSGKSRGSFGLSAAAQAFNMRATKHSSRQFNEYSDSLPSSRQLDEVGDSAIDVNNIEMDSSEGESFDADQTMPEVATKNSDQDELSSHASQEPDDIVELVKASSSVQQTTASDCGLEENMGVDKNGTPGSKGPNRLLNAKKSAKRNKWKPEEVQRLIILRAGLDSKFRSAKARMVLWEEISTDMLNDGINRSPAQCKSLWASLVQKYEESRRNEKSRKTWPHFAAMDEVLSAGDQAMK, encoded by the exons ATGGCCATGAGGATCACATCG GTTATACCAGCTCTGGACTCCCACACTCCAATTTTTGCTTCATCCTTTACAATGGAG CTGATCAAGAGACGTTTGAAGGAGTTTGGGATTTTTGTTCCATCCAGGCTTAAGGAATTTAAAGTTCGAAAGAAGTTCCATGCTGGTCCATTTGAAGTGGAGCCCATCCGAGTAACCCATTCaatccctgattgctgtgggttgGTGCTCCGCTGCAGTGATGGTACTATTTTTCATACTGGTGACTGGAAG ATTGATGAGTCACCACTAGATGGCAAAGTTTTCGACCGTGTTGCTTTGGAGCAACTTTCCAAAGAAGGGGTGACTTTG ATGATGAGTGACTCAACCAATGTTCTGTCACCTGGAAGATCTGTCAGTGAAGCAGCTGTAGCAGATGCATTACTGCGACGCATTTCAGAGGCAAAAGGAAGGGTTATAACTACACAATTTGCTTCTAACATACATCGTcttggaagtgtcaaagctgctgCTGATTTAACTGGACGAAAAATG GTATTAGTTGGTATGTCTCTGAGAACTTATTTAGATGCCGCTTTCAAGGATGGAAAGGCTCCAATTGATCCTTCCATTTTG GTGAAAGTAGAGGATATTGATGCTTATGCCCCAAAAGATTTGTTGATTGTGACAACTGGTTCTCAA GCAGAACCAAGAGCTGCATTAAATCTTGCATCCTTTGGTAGCAGCCATTCTCTAAAACTGGGAAAAGATGATGTTGTTTTGTATTCTGCTAAG GTAATTCCTGGAAATGAGACTCGAGTGATGAAGATGCTAAACCGCATATCAGACCTTGGTCCAACGATCATAATGGGCAAAAATGCTGGATTGCATACATCTGGCCATGCTTACCGTGGAGAATTG GAGGAAGTTCTTAAAATTGTGAAACCTCAACATTTTCTACCCATTCATGGGGAACTGTTGTTTTTGAAAGAGCATGAATTACTTGGAAGATCCACTGGGATACGGCATACTGCT GTAATAAAGAACGGAGAGATGCTTGGTGTTTCACATCTCCGGAACAGGAGAGTTCTGTCCAATGGGTTTTCTTCACTAGGAAAGGAGGCATTAGAG TTGATGTATAGTGATGGTGATAAAGCATTTGGAACGTCAGCTGAACTTTGTATTGATGAGAGGTTAAGAATTGCATCTGATGGTATTATAGTTGTCAG CATGGAGATTTTGCGCCCTCAAGCTGTAAATGGTTCATCACAAGCATGtttaaaaggaaaaataagaatCACCACGCGTTGTTTATGGCTAGATAGAGGAAAGCTTCTGGATGCTCTGTATAAAGCTGCACACGCTGCACTCTCAAGCTGTCCTGTGAATTGTCCGCTGGCTCACATGGAACGAATCGTATCTGAAGTattaaggaagatcgttaggaaaTACAGCAGCAAAAGGCCTGATGTCATTGCAATTGCAGTGGAGAACACCACTGGAGTTGTAACTGAAGAATTGAAGACTCGATTATCTGGAAAATCTCGTGGTAGTTTTGGGCTCTCTGCTGCTGCTCAGGCATTCAATATGCGTGCAACAAAGCATTCAAGTAGACAGTTCAATGAATATAGTGATTCTTTGCCTTCAAGCAGGCAGCTTGATGAAGTTGGGGATTCTGCCATCGATGTGAACAACATAGAAATGGACTCTTCTGAAG GCGAGAGTTTTGATGCTGATCAAACGATGCCTGAGGTTGCAACTAAAAACTCTGACCAAGATGAATTATCTTCTCATGCATCCCAAGAACCAGATGATATTGTTGAACTTGTCAAAGCATCTTCTTCTGTCCAACAGACAACAGCTAGTGACTGTGGTTTGGAAGAGAATATGGGTGTTGATAAAAACGGAACACCTGGCAGCAAGGGGCCTAACAGATTGTTAAATGCTAAGAAATCTGCAAAGCGTAATAAGTGGAAGCCTGAGGAGGTGCAAAGACTGATAATATTACGTGCTGGATTGGATAGCAAATTCCGGAGTGCTAAAGCGAGAATGGTTCTCTGGGAAGAGATATCAACTGATATGTTAAACGATGGAATAAATCGTAGTCCCGCACAATGCAAGTCTCTCTGGGCATCACTGGTTCAGAAATATGAG GAAAGTAGAAGAAATGAGAAAAGTAGAAAAACCTGGCCCCACTTTGCTGCCATGGATGAAGTTTTGTCCGCTGGTGACCAGGCAATGAAATGA
- the LOC135623814 gene encoding U-box domain-containing protein 45-like isoform X1, with translation MDAAEVEGNLFVAGDAKVHGRMFRVLHAVVCKVLEIFPLIEAARPRSKSGIQALCSLHVALEKAKCLLQHCSECSKLYLAITGDSIVTKFEKAKCALQESLRHVEEIVPEPISCQIIAIVGGLEETVFELDQSEKQAGEKVISLLQKDGKFKNNLNDSEELELFHQAASRLGITSSRAALTERRALKKLIERARAQDDKRKESIVSYLYHLTRKYSKLFRNEHADDTDSQGSTPRSPTVQGFEDDSSPCRNNHTCERQLTKPHSFNFKQNGRNSGNMPVPPEEFMCPISLQLMFDPVIVSSGQTYERLCIEKWFNDGHSTCPKTQQQLSHLCSTPNYCVKRLIVSWCERNGFPIPNGPPESLDVNYWWLAFSKCQAIDASSFGCTSSSKLKCVKVLPPEESGIREELRENDAESLDNHYHNCGYRSLLSALHEAESAQKQFRIVEQITNLLKEDEEARIFMGTNGAVEVLIQFLRMAVHNGDEKAQEAGAMALFNLMVNSNRNKGMMIAAGLIPLLEQMFSNSEMYKCVVALYLSLSCLDEAKPLIGSSMAVPFLIQLLRDHNIERSSCKYDALYTLYNLSTHMPNIPSLVSSDIINSLHPFLAFPSASEGVMLAEKALAILINLAASQAGRKEIMSAPSIFCGLAGVLDFGEPAEQEQVVCCLLMLCSDDERCSQMVLQEGVIPSLISISVSGTTKGKEKAEKLLKLFREQRQQEPSPLKQQPQQVEKDGGRETIVESKTLCKSRSKKFRRTLSSIWKNTSFSVYRC, from the exons ATGGATGCGGCCGAGGTCGAGGGGAATCTATTCGTTGCTGGCGACGCAAAG GTACATGGAAGAATGTTTAGGGTGCTCCATGCAGTTGTTTGTAAGGTGTTGGAGATCTTTCCGTTAATAGAAGCAGCAAGACCCAGAAGTAAGTCCGGCATCCAAGCACTGTGCTCCTTGCATGTTGCTCTTGAGAAAGCCAAATGCCTACTTCAGCATTGCTCAGAATGTAGCAAGCTTTACCTG GCAATAACTGGAGACTCAATTGTAACAAAGTTTGAAAAGGCAAAATGTGCGCTTCAAGAAAGTCTTAGACATGTCGAAGAAATAGTCCCAGAACCTATTAGTTGTCAG ATTATTGCAATTGTTGGTGGGCTGGAGGAAACTGTGTTTGAATTGGATCAATCAGAGAAGCAGGCAGGTGAAAAAGTAATCTCGTTGCTTCAGAAAGACGGCAAATTTAAGAATAACTTGAATGACAGTGAAGAGCTTGAACTTTTCCACCAAGCTGCTTCAAGGTTGGGGATTACTTCTTCCCGAGCAGCACTGACGGAAAGAAGAGCCCTCAAAAAACTTATCGAGAGAGCTCGTGCTCAGGATGACAAGCGGAAGGAATCTATCGTATCTTACTTGTATCATCTCACGAGAAAGTACTCAAAGCTTTTCAGAAATGAGCATGCAGATGATACTGATTCTCAGGGATCAACTCCACGCTCTCCTACCGTACAAGGATTTGAAGATGACTCCAGTCCATGTAGGAATAATCACACATGCGAGAGACAGCTAACTAAGCCACACTCTTTCAATTTCAAACAAAATGGAAGAAATTCTGGGAATATGCCAGTCCCTCCTGAAGAATTCATGTGCCCCATCTCCTTGCAGCTCATGTTTGATCCTGTCATTGTTTCATCTGGACAGACCTACGAGCGCCTCTGCATTGAGAAATGGTTCAATGATGGCCATAGTACCTGTCCGAAAACCCAGCAGCAGCTATCCCATCTGTGCTCAACTCCAAATTATTGTGTTAAACGACTCATTGTTAGTTGGTGTGAACGAAATGGATTTCCCATTCCAAATGGTCCACCAGAGTCCCTGGATGTCAACTATTGGTGGTTGGCTTTCTCAAAATGTCAAGCCATCGACGCCAGTTCTTTTGGCTGTACAAGCTCTTCCAAATTGAAATGCGTCAAGGTCCTTCCTCCGGAAGAGAGTGGCATTCGAGAGGAGCTCAGAGAGAATGATGCTGAATCTTTAGACAACCACTACCACAATTGCGGATATCGAAGCTTGCTGTCAGCTCTCCATGAGGCTGAAAGTGCTCAGAAACAGTTTAGAATAGTTGAGCAGATCACGAATCTGCTGAAGGAGGATGAAGAAGCAAGGATCTTTATGGGTACTAATGGGGCTGTGGAGGTGCTTATACAGTTTTTGAGGATGGCTGTCCACAATGGTGATGAGAAGGCTCAAGAAGCTGGTGCAATGGCCCTTTTCAACCTTATGGTCAACAGCAATAG GAACAAGGGAATGATGATAGCAGCAGGACTGATACCATTGCTGGAGCAGATGTTCTCAAATTCAGAAATGTACAAGTGTGTAGTTGCCCTGTACCTCAGCCTGTCCTGTCTCGACGAAGCCAAGCCTCTTATTGGCTCAAGTATGGCTGTTCCTTTCTTGATCCAGCTTCTACGAGACCACAACATTGAAAGAAGCTCCTGCAAGTACGATGCCCTCTACACCTTGTACAACCTCTCCACACATATGCCCAACATCCCTTCCCTCGTATCATCAGATATCATTAACAGTCTCCATCCTTTCCTCGCATTTCCTTCTGCATCTGAAGGCGTAATGTTGGCCGAAAAGGCTCTGGCCATCTTGATAAACTTAGCAGCAAGCCAAGCAGGAAGGAAGGAAATCATGTCGGCCCCAAGCATTTTCTGTGGTCTTGCGGGGGTCTTGGACTTCGGTGAGCCTGCAGAACAAGAGCAGGTTGTGTGTTGCCTATTGATGCTGTGCAGTGACGATGAGAGATGCAGCCAGATGGTCTTGCAAGAGGGGGTGATACCATCACTAATATCAATATCGGTGAGTGGAACAACCAAAGGTAAGGAGAAGGCCGAGAAGTTGTTGAAGCTGTTCCGGGAGCAGCGCCAGCAAGAGCCTTCCCCCCTGAAGCAGCAGCCACAACAGGTCGAGAAGGATGGTGGTCGTGAGACGATTGTAGAGTCCAAGACACTCTGTAAGTCAAGATCGAAGAAGTTCAGGCGGACACTGAGTTCGATATGGAAGAACACGAGTTTTTCGGTATACCGGTGCTAA